From a region of the Drosophila sechellia strain sech25 unplaced genomic scaffold, ASM438219v1 U_318, whole genome shotgun sequence genome:
- the LOC6620879 gene encoding uncharacterized protein LOC6620879 codes for MVSRIAHNDFIIVSRQLLINRADTDKDKRSAKMLIIYSTGKQHIVTFKLPIYAFTVQKLFLKMNLHMEDNITIDCMENAGGIIHLVVSVGFAIGDTIADTIAKAEEFYKKEHQSRSSADAAPRNAVPVEEPPSLPVVKPSVVPVGFAIGDTVADTIAHAEEFNKKVHQSKASAGAALPNAVPVEVPPSRAVVKPSETSVANNGCQPAAIKGKKHKKRHCAPGDTNANKAISSANQDANTSTKTKKQKKCHSAEDSNGYQVAGAQDNPGSSGNKQGNQTPTGNTSNSPKKSNGLQGVQPAGDALASSQSIQSKDQVAHATVSKKSEETAGGSQSRVQPNVASIPAPAEKATRDTIPTPAERAEKSRLRRNSNWIISRDFDDEVIVLLSSEDEETTAADNGQTEGRLSVDENPTLFTYPPTGTGGLSITIKDYMRLKEGSFLNDIIIDFYLRWLKNNIIPEGQRDRTHIFSTFFHMRLTTETSPNNTKEPVAKRRHERVKKWTRTVNIFEKDFIIIPFNENSHWILAIICFPNLKTSVVNHDVQTPGEDIPIKQPLILIFDSLESNSRYRHIAILHDYLNFEYKAKYPKERARIFNWDNMPGLIVEVPQQENLTDCGLYLLQYAEQFFTKPIVNYKLPIRELIDWFDLLTVTKKREDIANLIQKLMNEGNQQGITLPVIKFPTLNGIMVMDVDVEKECDTEEESQTINQYSFETRTPPKRRHTLK; via the exons ATGGTAAGTCGAATCGCCCATAACGACTTCATTATAGTCTCCCGTCAATTGCTGATCAATCGAGCCGACACGGATAAGGACAAACGGAGTGCCAAGATGCTCATTATCTACAGCACTGGAAAGCAGCACATCGTCACCTTCAAGCTGCCCATCTATGCGTTTACAGTGCAAAAGCTGTTTCTCAAGATGAACCTTCATATGGAGGATAACATCACGATTGATTGCATGGAGAATGCCGGTGGTATTATCCATTTGGTGGTCTCTGTGGGATTCGCCATCGGTGATACCATTGCCGATACGATTGCCAAGGCGGAGGAGTTCTACAAGAAGGAGCATCAGTCCAGGTCGTCCGCTGATGCCGCTCCTCGCAACGCGGTGCCCGTTGAAGAGCCACCATCTCTTCCGGTTGTCAAGCCATCGGTGGTCCCTGTGGGCTTCGCCATCGGTGATACCGTTGCCGATACGATTGCCCATGCGGAGGAGTTCAACAAGAAGGTGCATCAGTCAAAGGCGTCTGCTGGTGCCGCTCTTCCCAACGCGGTGCCCGTAGAAGTGCCACCATCTCGTGCGGTTGTCAAGCCATCGGAGACTTCGGTGGCCAACAATGGTTGCCAGCCAGCTGCAATTAAAGGCAAGAAGCACAAGAAAAGACATTGCGCTCCGGGAGACACCAATGCTAACAAAGCGATATCGTCGGCGAATCAAGACGCCAATACTTCCA CCAAAAccaagaaacagaaaaagtgTCATTCTGCAGAGGACAGCAATGGTTATCAAGTTGCTGGTGCTCAAGACAACCCAGGTTCATCTGGCAATAAACAGGGAAATCAAACCCCTACGGGTAACACCTCAAATTCTCCAAAGAAGAGCAATGGTCTCCAGGGCGTGCAACCAGCTGGAGATGCTCTCGCAAGCTCCCAGTCAATCCAGTCGAAGGACCAAGTCGCACATGCCACTGTTAGCAAGAAATCGGAAGAGACAGCTGGAGGATCTCAATCGCGGGTGCAACCGAATGTTGCATCCATACCGGCACCAGCCGAGAAAGCAACTAGGGACACTATACCCACACCTGCAGAACGCGCAGAGAAGAGTCGCCTGCGCCGGAACAGCAACTGGATAATAAGCAGGGACTTTGACGATGAAGTCATTGTGCTGTTGAGCAGCGAGGATGAGGAGACCACCGCCGCCGACAATGGCCAAACAGAGGGAAGACTCTCCGTCGACGAGAATCCAACGCTTTTCACATATCCGCCCACCGGAACCGGTGGCCTGAGCATCACCATTAAGGACTATATGCGTCTCAAGGAAGGCTCATTTCTGAACGACATAATCATTGATTTTTATCTGCGCTGGCTAAAGAATAACATCATACCAGAGGGTCAGCGCGATAGGACGCACATCTTTAGCACATTTTTCCACATGAGATTGACCACAGAGACGAGTCCCAACAACACGAAGGAGCCGGTGGCCAAGAGGCGTCACGAAAGGGTAAAGAAGTGGACACGAACCGTGAATATATTCGAGAAGGATTTCATCATAATACCATTCAACGAGAACTCCCATTGGATACTGGCCATCATATGTTTTCCAAACCTGAAGACCTCCGTGGTTAACCATGATGTACAGACACCCGGCGAAGACATTCCAATCAAACAGCCATTGATTCTCATCTTCGATTCGTTGGAGAGCAACTCACGCTATCGACATATTGCCATATTGCATGATTACCTCAACTTCGAGTACAAGGCAAAGTATCCGAAAGAGCGGGCGCGCATCTTCAACTGGGATAATATGCCCGGTCTCATTGTGGAGGTGCCGCAACAGGAGAATCTCACCGATTGCGGCCTCTATCTGCTGCAGTATGCAGAGCAATTCTTCACAAAACCCATCGTTAACTATAAGCTGCCCATTAGGGAGCTGATCGATTGGTTTGACCTGCTCACAGTAACCAAGAAGCGCGAGGATATCGCCAATCTCATCCAGAAGCTGATGAATGAAGGCAATCAGCAGGGCATAACTTTGCCCGTCATAAAGTTTCCCACACTGAATGGCATAATGGTgatggatgtggatgttgAAAAGGAATGTGACACGGAGGAAGAGAGTCAAACTATAAACCAATATAGTTTTGAAACCAGAACACCGCCGAAAAGAAGGCATACACTCAAGTAA